The following proteins come from a genomic window of Synergistota bacterium:
- a CDS encoding radical SAM protein, which translates to MENPRIEELEAIASPCRLCPHKCEANRKEGKAGFCRVPTLDPIVSSYGPHFGEESFLVGRGGSGTIFFTYCNMKCVFCQNYDISQLGSGRVIKVEDLAKIMLILQRAGCHNINLVTPTPHIYSIAKAIELAKSKGLELPIVYNCGGYESVETLKLLRGLIDIYMPDFKYGDSEVGEELSKVKNYTEIALQAIEEMLSQVGHLEIGPDGIAKKGVFIRHLIMPNDAASSFKALELLAKNFPGIAINIMDQYYPTHLANNYPKISRRINTREWGETLKFARALNIRVVS; encoded by the coding sequence ATGGAAAACCCAAGGATAGAAGAGCTTGAAGCTATTGCTTCACCATGTAGGCTTTGCCCTCACAAATGTGAAGCAAATAGAAAAGAAGGAAAAGCGGGCTTTTGTAGAGTCCCTACGCTAGATCCGATAGTTAGTAGCTATGGTCCTCATTTCGGAGAAGAAAGCTTTCTTGTCGGGAGAGGAGGCTCTGGAACTATATTCTTCACATACTGCAATATGAAATGCGTTTTCTGTCAAAACTATGATATAAGTCAGCTAGGATCTGGTAGAGTTATTAAAGTAGAGGATTTAGCTAAGATAATGCTCATCCTTCAAAGAGCAGGATGCCATAACATAAATCTCGTAACACCAACCCCTCATATATACTCAATCGCTAAAGCTATAGAACTTGCCAAGTCTAAAGGCTTAGAGCTTCCCATAGTCTATAACTGTGGAGGATATGAATCTGTTGAAACACTTAAACTTTTAAGAGGATTAATCGATATTTATATGCCAGATTTCAAATATGGAGATTCTGAAGTAGGAGAGGAGTTATCCAAAGTTAAAAATTACACAGAAATTGCTCTTCAAGCCATAGAAGAAATGCTCTCTCAGGTAGGCCACTTAGAGATAGGCCCTGATGGAATAGCGAAAAAAGGGGTTTTCATAAGACATCTTATAATGCCCAATGATGCAGCCTCATCATTTAAGGCTCTTGAGCTTCTTGCTAAGAACTTTCCAGGCATAGCTATTAACATCATGGACCAATATTATCCAACACACCTTGCAAACAACTATCCTAAAATCTCAAGAAGAATAAATACAAGGGAATGGGGCGAAACTCTAAAGTTTGCACGGGCTCTTAATATAAGAGTAGTAAGCTAG
- the feoB gene encoding ferrous iron transport protein B, which translates to MGGKDRVRIALVGQPNCGKSTIFNQVAGYKSIASNFPGTTVSYTMSDIRFGNRIFELIDLPGIYSLSPVDEAEKEARKFILKTGADLYINVVDASLLSRSLEFTIELMELELPMILCLNMMDEAVEKGMIIDVDKLSKVLGVPVVTTVANRGRGIKELFEAALRATEERVRAFPPRFCGAIEREVLELEGRLKGVDIIGKFPVRFIALKLIEGDEEISSIVYRYAPDIKVLVEKIRESIIREYNREPEEVIASQRHSLAFSIFEQVAKVKRGKETLKDRLDSLVLNPYVGYFLLFFTLYLFFTFVFKFGSLIEAPLLRFFEELHERLSFLFSSQSLFSYVLKGLYDGFTGGLAIVLPYLVPFLFGLSFLEDLGYLPRIAFLMDALMHKVGLHGKAILPLILGYGCNVPAVMAVRILESSRDRFIASILTVLVPCAARMTIIMGLVGFYLGGELVFLLYVLNLIVIGFLGWGISKLLPGYCEGLIMEVPPYRLPTLRGLLAKTWLRLREFIIIAWPLLIGGSIFLSLITYYGFENRINSYLSFVTYPLGLPTEVGITLIFGILRKELSLLMLRQALGGELSLLPSQMFIFTVFVVFYFPCVSTLGALIREIGLKRSFFVLLLTFVVAFSLAIIVRGASLLLLY; encoded by the coding sequence TTGGGTGGAAAAGATAGAGTAAGAATCGCATTGGTAGGACAGCCTAATTGTGGTAAAAGCACTATATTCAATCAAGTAGCAGGGTATAAATCTATAGCTTCTAACTTTCCAGGAACAACTGTTTCTTATACGATGAGCGATATTCGCTTCGGTAATAGAATTTTTGAGCTTATAGATCTCCCTGGTATATATTCCCTCTCTCCTGTTGATGAGGCTGAAAAAGAAGCTCGCAAGTTCATACTTAAGACGGGTGCTGATCTTTATATAAACGTTGTGGATGCTTCTCTTCTTTCAAGGAGTCTCGAATTTACCATTGAGCTGATGGAGCTTGAGCTTCCCATGATTCTTTGTCTTAACATGATGGATGAGGCTGTAGAGAAAGGAATGATCATTGATGTGGATAAACTTTCAAAAGTTTTAGGTGTTCCCGTTGTTACTACTGTTGCTAATAGAGGTAGAGGGATAAAGGAGCTTTTTGAAGCTGCTCTCAGGGCAACTGAGGAGAGAGTCAGGGCTTTTCCCCCTAGGTTCTGTGGGGCTATAGAAAGGGAAGTACTGGAGTTAGAGGGCAGGCTAAAAGGAGTAGATATAATAGGAAAGTTTCCGGTAAGGTTTATCGCTTTAAAGCTTATAGAGGGAGATGAGGAGATATCTTCCATAGTCTATAGATATGCTCCTGATATTAAGGTTTTGGTCGAAAAAATTAGGGAGAGTATTATAAGGGAGTATAATAGGGAACCGGAAGAAGTGATAGCTTCGCAAAGGCATTCACTTGCTTTTAGTATATTTGAGCAAGTTGCAAAGGTTAAACGAGGCAAGGAAACCTTAAAAGATAGACTGGATTCCCTCGTTCTTAATCCGTATGTGGGTTATTTCTTGCTGTTTTTTACTCTTTACCTCTTTTTTACTTTTGTTTTTAAGTTTGGCTCACTGATTGAAGCCCCCTTGCTAAGGTTCTTTGAAGAGCTTCACGAGAGGCTATCTTTCTTATTTAGCTCTCAAAGTCTATTTTCATATGTTTTAAAGGGACTATATGATGGCTTTACAGGTGGACTTGCTATCGTTTTACCATATCTTGTTCCCTTTCTATTTGGCTTATCTTTTCTTGAGGATTTAGGTTATCTCCCTAGGATTGCCTTTTTAATGGATGCTCTGATGCATAAGGTAGGGCTTCATGGCAAAGCCATACTCCCTTTAATTCTTGGTTATGGGTGTAACGTTCCAGCTGTTATGGCTGTGAGAATACTTGAGAGTTCCCGTGATCGATTTATAGCATCCATTTTAACGGTTCTGGTTCCCTGTGCTGCCCGAATGACCATAATAATGGGTCTTGTTGGTTTTTATCTTGGTGGGGAATTAGTTTTTCTCCTTTATGTTCTAAATCTTATAGTGATAGGATTTTTAGGTTGGGGAATTTCAAAGCTTTTGCCTGGGTATTGTGAAGGATTGATAATGGAGGTACCTCCGTATCGCTTACCCACTTTAAGGGGTCTTTTAGCTAAAACATGGTTAAGGTTAAGGGAGTTTATTATTATAGCCTGGCCGCTTCTTATAGGAGGAAGTATTTTCTTATCCTTGATTACTTACTATGGCTTTGAGAATAGGATAAACTCTTACTTAAGCTTCGTAACTTACCCTCTTGGCCTTCCGACAGAGGTGGGTATTACGCTTATTTTTGGTATATTAAGGAAGGAGCTTTCTCTGCTGATGCTTAGGCAGGCTTTAGGTGGAGAGCTTTCTCTTCTTCCCTCTCAAATGTTTATTTTTACTGTCTTTGTTGTCTTTTACTTTCCTTGCGTTTCTACCTTGGGGGCGTTAATAAGGGAAATAGGTCTTAAAAGATCGTTTTTTGTTCTTCTTTTAACTTTTGTAGTTGCTTTCTCTTTAGCAATCATCGTAAGAGGAGCTAGCTTACTACTCTTATATTAA
- a CDS encoding ferrous iron transport protein A: MRETLPLDRLSEGERGKVVDIVGGRVFRVRLIQLGIFPGVEVKVAKSAVLGCPLMVEVNNTRIALGKGVASRIWVEKIE; the protein is encoded by the coding sequence ATGAGGGAAACCCTCCCTTTAGATAGATTAAGTGAAGGGGAAAGAGGTAAAGTTGTAGACATAGTAGGGGGAAGGGTTTTTAGAGTAAGATTAATTCAGTTGGGGATATTTCCTGGTGTTGAAGTTAAAGTTGCAAAGAGCGCTGTCTTAGGTTGCCCCTTAATGGTAGAGGTCAACAATACGAGGATTGCTCTTGGGAAAGGGGTTGCTTCGAGAATTTGGGTGGAAAAGATAGAGTAA
- the uxuA gene encoding mannonate dehydratase, which translates to MKMVFRWYGEGNDHITLEQIRQIPGVVGVVGALFDVPVGEVWPLEKIKRLKEVVERAGLTLEVIESVNVHEDIKLGLPTRDRYIENYIETIKNLSKVGVKVICYNFMPVFDWMRTDLHKKLPDGSEVMEYDHSLIENITPQELIRRVKEGSHGVILPGWEWDRLAKLEETFKLYKSIDENKLLENLVYFLKAVIPTCEECDVKLAIHPDDPPWSIFGLPRIVTNKENIERFLKAVDSPYNGLTFCMGSLGANPDNNIPEMIRYFGKMGRIHFAHLRNLKIVERGKFYETAHPSFCGSHDMFEIVKALCDVDYKGYVRPDHGRMIWGEKGRPGYGLYDRALGITYLLGLWEAVCKMKERYC; encoded by the coding sequence AGATAAGACAGATTCCTGGTGTTGTTGGAGTTGTGGGAGCTTTGTTTGATGTTCCTGTGGGTGAGGTTTGGCCTCTTGAGAAGATTAAGCGGCTAAAGGAAGTGGTTGAAAGGGCGGGTCTTACTCTGGAGGTTATAGAGAGTGTAAACGTACATGAGGATATCAAGCTTGGTCTTCCTACGAGAGATAGATATATAGAGAACTATATAGAAACGATAAAGAATTTATCTAAGGTTGGGGTAAAGGTTATATGCTATAACTTCATGCCTGTATTTGATTGGATGAGAACGGATCTTCACAAAAAGTTGCCCGATGGCTCGGAGGTTATGGAATATGATCATAGCTTGATAGAGAATATAACGCCGCAGGAGTTAATAAGGAGAGTTAAAGAGGGTTCTCATGGGGTTATTCTCCCTGGATGGGAGTGGGATAGACTTGCTAAGCTTGAGGAGACCTTCAAACTTTATAAGAGTATAGATGAAAATAAACTTCTCGAAAATCTTGTTTACTTCCTTAAAGCTGTTATTCCTACATGTGAGGAGTGTGATGTTAAGCTTGCCATTCACCCCGACGATCCACCATGGAGTATATTTGGTCTTCCTAGGATAGTTACTAATAAGGAGAACATAGAGCGTTTCTTAAAGGCTGTTGATAGTCCTTATAATGGTTTGACTTTTTGTATGGGATCGCTTGGAGCTAACCCTGATAACAACATACCGGAGATGATTCGCTACTTCGGGAAAATGGGAAGAATACATTTTGCTCATCTTAGAAACCTCAAAATAGTAGAGCGTGGAAAGTTTTATGAGACGGCTCATCCTTCTTTCTGTGGTTCTCATGATATGTTTGAGATTGTAAAAGCCCTTTGTGATGTGGATTACAAAGGCTATGTGAGACCAGATCATGGTAGGATGATATGGGGTGAGAAAGGTCGTCCTGGATATGGTCTTTATGATAGGGCTTTGGGTATAACTTATCTTTTAGGGCTTTGGGAAGCCGTTTGTAAGATGAAGGAAAGGTATTGTTAA